In Kitasatospora sp. NBC_00240, the following are encoded in one genomic region:
- the ybeY gene encoding rRNA maturation RNase YbeY yields MSIDIANESGWDADEDSILDIARYALDKMRIHPQSELSVILVDSAAMEELHIQWMDLPGPTDVMSFPMDELRPGKEGDELPQGLLGDIVLCPEVAKQQGEAAPSKHSMDEELQLLTVHGVLHVLGYDHEEPDEERAMFALQKRILDDWRAGRGLGGISPAPTTH; encoded by the coding sequence ATGTCGATCGACATCGCCAACGAGTCCGGTTGGGACGCCGACGAGGACTCCATCCTCGACATCGCCCGCTACGCCCTCGACAAGATGCGGATCCACCCGCAGTCCGAACTGTCCGTGATCCTGGTGGACAGCGCGGCGATGGAGGAGCTCCACATCCAGTGGATGGACCTGCCGGGCCCCACCGACGTGATGTCCTTCCCGATGGACGAGCTGCGTCCGGGCAAGGAGGGCGACGAGCTGCCGCAGGGCCTGCTCGGTGACATCGTGCTCTGCCCGGAGGTCGCCAAGCAGCAGGGCGAGGCGGCCCCGTCGAAGCACTCCATGGACGAGGAGCTGCAGCTGCTCACCGTCCACGGGGTGCTGCACGTGCTCGGCTACGACCACGAGGAGCCGGACGAGGAGCGGGCGATGTTCGCGCTCCAGAAGCGGATCCTGGACGACTGGCGTGCCGGTCGGGGCCTCGGCGGCATCTCGCCGGCCCCCACCACCCACTGA